The following proteins come from a genomic window of bacterium:
- a CDS encoding cupin domain-containing protein has protein sequence MTFKAMSDETGGAVTALETIAAPGEGPPLHVHAEDELIHTLEGVFRIKLGGALHELRPGTFVFIPNGTPHAWQNIGSRP, from the coding sequence CAAGGCGATGTCTGACGAGACCGGCGGGGCAGTCACAGCGCTGGAAACGATCGCTGCGCCAGGAGAAGGTCCGCCGCTGCACGTTCATGCCGAAGACGAGCTGATCCATACGCTCGAAGGCGTGTTCCGGATAAAGCTCGGAGGCGCCCTCCACGAGCTGCGACCGGGAACATTCGTGTTCATACCCAACGGCACCCCGCATGCGTGGCAGAACATCGGAAGCCGGCCGG